The following proteins come from a genomic window of Geminicoccaceae bacterium SCSIO 64248:
- a CDS encoding vitamin B12-dependent ribonucleotide reductase yields the protein MRIGRLFTKADADAYAGIPFRGAVSEIRNPDGSTVFRADGIEVPNAWSQVAVDVLAQKYFRKAGVPARLKAVSEPDVPDWLSRHVADEKALAALPVEERTTGETSAKQVFDRLAGTWTYWGWKHGYFTAESDARAFFDELRAMLARQMAAPNSPQWFNTGLNWAFGIDGPAQGHYYADFKTGEVRASETAYEHPQPHACFIQSIQDDLVNEGGIMDLWVREARLFKYGSGTGTNFSNLRGEGERLSGGGKSSGLMSFLKIGDRAAGAIKSGGTTRRAAKMVTVDVDHPDIEAYIDWKVLEEQKVAALVAGSRLLAQHMNALLAAARETVEDGVDPLNPKENPALRKAVKAARAAYLPAGVIQQALDYARQGIFSVEVPVYTTDWDSDAYVTVSGQNSNNSVRLSDDFIRAVRDDAEWELVRRTDGKIAKRLKARALWDKIAAAAWASADPGVQLDTTINDWHTCAVSGRINASNPCSEYMFLDDTACNLASLNLMAFRKADGSVDLEAYVHAVRLWTIVLEISVTMAQFPSRRIAELSHRYRTLGLGYANLGGLLMAAGIPYDSDEGRAYAGGLTALMTGVCYAVSAEMAAELGAFEGYADNKDSMLRVIRNHRRAAWSETASYESLSVLPVALDAEHCPNEAIVTRARQAWDDALRLGEAHGYRNAQTTVIAPTGTIGLVMDCDTTGIEPDFALVKFKKLAGGGYFKIMNRMVPQALRTLGYDEADIVRIEQYAIGHGTLKGAPGINHDTLASKGFTPEVLAKLEASLPSAFDIKFAFNTYNLGEAFCKGTLGFTDAQLADFGFDMLAALGFTKAQIEEANNYCCGTMTVEGAPALKPEHLAVFDCANTCGRIGTRALSTESHIDMMAAAQPFISGAISKTINMRGSATVEDCKAGYLRAWQKGLKAMALYRDGSKLSQPLSSQILAEVFDEDDDELPTSAPQPQQVVKVVEKIVERIAEGQRRRLPGRRKGYTQKAVVGGHKVYLRTGEYEDGRLGEIFIDMHKEGAAFRSLMNSFAIAISIGLQYGVPLEEYVEAFAYTRFDPAGPVQGNDTIKMATSVLDYMFRELAISYLGRTDLANVDPHELRPDSIGKGVKEADMSGALQEDAIAKLTSAGYVRSGLRLLQGGEAEAKPVEARRTGTDGRGAGAATATVGGTATQVLSRSGGASERLAQVQMARLKGYEGDPCSGCGNFTLVRSGTCLKCDTCGTTTGCS from the coding sequence ATGCGCATCGGACGCCTGTTTACCAAGGCCGACGCCGACGCCTACGCCGGCATCCCATTCCGCGGCGCGGTCAGCGAGATCCGCAATCCGGACGGCTCGACGGTGTTTCGCGCCGACGGCATCGAGGTGCCGAACGCCTGGTCGCAGGTCGCGGTCGACGTGCTCGCTCAGAAATATTTCCGCAAGGCCGGCGTGCCGGCGCGGCTCAAGGCCGTCTCGGAGCCGGACGTGCCGGACTGGCTCTCGCGCCACGTGGCCGATGAGAAGGCCCTCGCCGCCCTGCCCGTCGAGGAGCGCACGACCGGTGAGACCTCGGCCAAGCAGGTCTTCGATCGCTTGGCCGGGACATGGACCTATTGGGGCTGGAAGCACGGCTATTTCACCGCCGAGAGCGACGCCCGCGCCTTCTTCGACGAGTTGCGCGCCATGCTCGCCCGGCAGATGGCGGCGCCCAACAGCCCGCAATGGTTCAACACGGGCTTGAACTGGGCGTTCGGCATCGACGGCCCGGCCCAGGGCCACTACTACGCCGACTTCAAGACCGGCGAGGTCCGCGCCTCCGAGACCGCTTACGAGCATCCGCAGCCGCACGCCTGCTTCATCCAGTCGATCCAGGACGACCTGGTCAACGAGGGCGGCATCATGGACCTCTGGGTCCGCGAGGCGCGCCTGTTCAAGTATGGCTCCGGCACCGGCACGAACTTCTCGAACCTGCGCGGCGAAGGCGAGCGCCTGTCCGGCGGCGGCAAGTCGTCGGGCCTGATGAGCTTCCTCAAGATCGGCGACCGGGCGGCGGGCGCGATCAAGTCGGGCGGCACCACGCGCCGTGCGGCCAAGATGGTGACGGTCGACGTCGATCACCCCGATATCGAGGCCTATATCGACTGGAAGGTGCTCGAGGAGCAGAAGGTCGCGGCGCTGGTCGCCGGCTCGCGCCTGCTCGCCCAGCACATGAACGCCCTGCTCGCCGCCGCGCGCGAAACGGTCGAGGACGGCGTCGATCCGCTCAATCCCAAGGAAAACCCGGCCCTGCGCAAGGCGGTCAAGGCCGCGCGCGCCGCCTATCTGCCGGCCGGCGTGATCCAGCAGGCGCTCGACTACGCCCGCCAGGGCATCTTCTCGGTCGAGGTGCCGGTCTACACGACGGACTGGGACAGCGACGCCTATGTCACCGTCTCCGGCCAGAACTCGAACAACTCCGTCCGCCTGTCCGACGACTTCATCCGGGCGGTGCGCGACGACGCCGAGTGGGAGCTGGTGCGCCGCACCGACGGCAAGATCGCCAAGCGCCTCAAGGCCCGCGCGCTCTGGGACAAGATCGCCGCGGCGGCCTGGGCGAGCGCCGATCCCGGCGTCCAGCTCGACACCACGATCAACGACTGGCACACCTGCGCCGTCTCCGGCCGGATCAACGCCTCCAATCCGTGCTCGGAATACATGTTCCTGGACGACACGGCCTGCAACCTGGCGTCCTTGAACCTGATGGCGTTCCGCAAGGCCGACGGCTCGGTCGATCTCGAGGCCTATGTCCACGCCGTCCGTCTCTGGACGATCGTGCTCGAGATCTCGGTGACGATGGCGCAGTTCCCCTCGCGCCGCATCGCCGAGCTGTCCCATCGCTACCGCACGCTCGGCCTCGGCTACGCCAATCTCGGCGGCCTGCTCATGGCGGCGGGCATTCCCTATGACAGCGACGAGGGCCGCGCCTACGCCGGCGGCCTGACCGCGCTGATGACCGGCGTCTGCTACGCCGTCTCGGCCGAGATGGCGGCCGAGCTCGGCGCCTTCGAGGGCTATGCCGACAACAAGGACTCCATGCTGCGCGTGATCCGCAACCATCGCCGCGCAGCCTGGAGCGAGACGGCTTCCTACGAGAGCCTCTCCGTCCTGCCGGTGGCGCTCGATGCGGAGCACTGCCCGAACGAGGCGATCGTGACCCGCGCCCGCCAGGCCTGGGACGATGCGCTGCGCCTGGGCGAGGCGCACGGCTATCGCAATGCGCAGACCACGGTGATCGCGCCCACCGGCACGATCGGCCTTGTCATGGACTGCGACACGACCGGCATCGAGCCGGACTTCGCGCTCGTGAAGTTCAAGAAGCTGGCCGGCGGCGGCTACTTCAAGATCATGAACCGCATGGTGCCGCAGGCGCTGCGCACGCTCGGCTACGACGAGGCCGACATCGTGCGCATCGAGCAGTACGCCATCGGCCACGGCACGCTGAAGGGCGCGCCCGGGATCAACCACGACACCCTGGCGTCGAAAGGCTTCACGCCCGAGGTGCTGGCCAAGCTCGAAGCCTCGCTGCCCAGCGCGTTCGACATCAAATTCGCCTTCAACACCTACAATCTGGGCGAGGCGTTCTGCAAAGGGACGCTGGGCTTCACCGATGCGCAGCTCGCCGATTTCGGCTTCGACATGCTGGCGGCGCTCGGGTTCACCAAGGCGCAGATCGAGGAGGCGAACAACTACTGCTGCGGCACGATGACGGTCGAGGGCGCGCCTGCCCTCAAGCCCGAGCACCTGGCCGTGTTCGACTGCGCCAACACCTGCGGCCGGATCGGCACGCGCGCGCTGTCGACCGAGAGCCATATCGACATGATGGCGGCGGCGCAGCCCTTCATCTCGGGCGCCATCTCCAAGACCATCAACATGCGCGGCAGCGCCACGGTCGAGGATTGCAAGGCGGGCTATCTGCGCGCCTGGCAGAAGGGCCTGAAGGCGATGGCCCTCTACCGCGACGGCTCGAAGCTCAGCCAGCCGCTCTCCTCGCAGATCCTGGCCGAGGTGTTCGACGAGGACGACGACGAGCTGCCGACCTCGGCGCCGCAGCCGCAGCAGGTGGTCAAGGTCGTCGAGAAGATCGTCGAGCGCATCGCCGAGGGCCAGCGGCGGCGTCTGCCCGGCCGGCGCAAGGGCTACACCCAGAAGGCCGTGGTCGGCGGCCACAAGGTCTATCTGCGCACCGGCGAGTACGAGGACGGCAGGCTCGGCGAGATCTTCATCGACATGCACAAGGAAGGCGCCGCCTTCCGGTCCCTGATGAACAGCTTCGCCATCGCGATCTCGATCGGCCTGCAATACGGCGTGCCGCTCGAGGAGTATGTCGAGGCGTTCGCCTATACCCGCTTCGATCCGGCCGGCCCGGTCCAGGGCAACGACACGATCAAGATGGCGACCTCGGTCCTGGACTACATGTTCCGCGAGCTCGCGATCTCCTATCTCGGCCGGACCGACCTCGCCAATGTCGATCCGCACGAGTTGCGGCCCGACTCGATCGGCAAGGGCGTCAAGGAGGCGGACATGTCGGGCGCGCTCCAGGAGGATGCGATCGCCAAGCTGACCAGCGCCGGCTATGTCCGCAGCGGCCTTCGCCTGCTCCAGGGCGGCGAAGCCGAGGCCAAGCCGGTCGAGGCCCGGCGGACCGGAACCGACGGTCGCGGCGCCGGCGCGGCGACGGCGACCGTGGGCGGCACCGCCACCCAGGTTCTCAGCCGCTCCGGTGGAGCCAGCGAGCGCCTTGCCCAGGTCCAGATGGCGCGCCTCAAGGGCTATGAGGGCGATCCATGCTCCGGCTGCGGCAACTTCACGCTGGTCCGCAGCGGCACCTGCCTCAAATGCGACACCTGCGGCACCACGACCGGCTGCAGCTGA
- a CDS encoding NADH:ubiquinone oxidoreductase subunit NDUFA12 — protein sequence MAPNLKWLQFNTLGTWLTTRLSGTSVGKDDLGNAYYRKRGKSGRWQDEKRWVVFVGEPDPTSVPPGWYGWLHHRIEKSPADQPLTTHQRWEKERLPNLTGTAAAYLPPGDVRRGGQRLPAPGDYEAWRPE from the coding sequence ATGGCTCCGAATCTGAAGTGGCTGCAGTTCAACACGCTCGGCACTTGGCTGACGACCCGCCTGAGCGGCACGTCGGTGGGCAAGGATGACCTCGGCAACGCGTATTACCGCAAGCGCGGCAAGAGCGGCCGCTGGCAGGACGAGAAGCGCTGGGTCGTGTTCGTCGGCGAGCCCGATCCGACGAGCGTTCCGCCCGGCTGGTACGGCTGGCTGCACCACCGGATCGAGAAGTCGCCGGCCGATCAGCCGCTCACGACGCATCAGCGCTGGGAGAAGGAGCGGCTGCCCAACCTGACGGGCACAGCTGCGGCGTACCTGCCTCCTGGCGACGTCCGCAGGGGCGGCCAGCGCCTGCCGGCACCCGGCGATTACGAGGCGTGGCGCCCGGAGTGA
- a CDS encoding DUF1643 domain-containing protein produces MSTARIRLARPPEIDPAAADRLPGFPARWSPTRTHRYTLWRWWTPNPIRYGMVVGLNPSAATEEHDDRTVRRCTDFVRREGLDAMVMLNAFAFMATDPKQMRAHPDPVGDENDAWLARCAEGASLLIAAWGSHASHIGRSRRLAEILPGAYCLGTTSAGEPKHPLYLAKDTALTPWPAASKRLDGIPSLD; encoded by the coding sequence ATGAGCACCGCCCGCATACGCTTGGCCAGGCCGCCCGAGATCGACCCGGCCGCCGCCGACCGCCTGCCCGGCTTCCCTGCCCGTTGGTCGCCGACACGGACGCACCGCTACACGCTCTGGCGCTGGTGGACGCCGAACCCGATCCGCTACGGCATGGTGGTCGGGCTCAATCCGAGCGCGGCGACCGAGGAACACGACGACCGCACGGTCCGCCGCTGCACCGACTTCGTGCGCCGCGAGGGTCTCGATGCCATGGTCATGCTCAACGCCTTCGCCTTCATGGCGACCGATCCAAAACAGATGCGTGCGCACCCCGATCCGGTCGGCGACGAGAACGACGCTTGGCTGGCACGCTGCGCCGAGGGCGCATCGCTCCTGATCGCGGCGTGGGGGAGCCACGCCAGCCATATCGGACGGTCGCGCCGCCTCGCCGAGATCCTGCCCGGCGCGTACTGCCTGGGAACGACCTCGGCGGGCGAGCCCAAGCACCCGCTTTATCTCGCCAAGGACACGGCCTTAACGCCGTGGCCGGCGGCTTCGAAGCGCCTCGACGGCATCCCTTCGCTGGACTGA
- a CDS encoding HAMP domain-containing sensor histidine kinase, translated as MFPARFLRTPTFRLTLVSTALFALSSLVLLAFFYATTAQFQERRIAELISADLQGLIEQYRADGWEGLRRTIESRSAARPDRASIYLLASPNGTLVAGNIDRWPEGTVNEEGWLEFGIEVDVGTNDGRKEPHRGLARGFILPDGSRLLVGRDVESIVRFRDQVLQAVLWGMGLTVLLSLAGGILVSRELASRLEAINRTTERIMNGEMSERIVRHGEKDEFDRLAGNLNAMLDRIERLLADRKQVTDDIAHDLRTPLTRMRNRIELALIGDLDQKAAQNLLDETLVEADHLITTFNALLEIAQAESGGDMAALDLSATVAEACELYRPVAEDKGLELESRLTPDLTIRGNRHRVAQAVANLLDNGIKYAKHRVTVSVTVTNEGPLLIVADDGPGIPGEAHERVLQRFVRLEQDRSLPGNGLGLSLVKAVADGHKARLQLEPGDPGLRVSVTFPQAA; from the coding sequence GTGTTCCCAGCCCGGTTTCTTAGAACACCGACCTTCCGGCTGACGCTGGTCTCGACAGCGCTGTTCGCCCTGTCCTCGCTCGTCCTCCTCGCCTTCTTCTACGCGACCACCGCGCAGTTCCAGGAGCGGCGTATCGCCGAACTGATCAGCGCCGACCTGCAAGGCCTGATCGAGCAGTACCGCGCCGATGGCTGGGAAGGGCTGCGGCGCACGATCGAGAGCCGCAGCGCCGCCCGTCCCGACCGGGCCAGCATCTATCTCCTGGCCTCGCCGAACGGCACGCTGGTCGCCGGCAACATCGACCGGTGGCCGGAGGGAACCGTCAACGAGGAGGGCTGGCTGGAATTTGGCATCGAGGTCGATGTCGGCACGAATGATGGCCGGAAGGAGCCGCATCGCGGGCTGGCGCGCGGCTTCATCCTGCCGGACGGCAGCCGGCTTCTGGTCGGACGGGACGTCGAGAGCATCGTCCGCTTCCGCGACCAGGTCCTCCAGGCCGTCCTCTGGGGCATGGGCCTCACCGTCCTGCTCAGCCTCGCCGGCGGCATTCTCGTCAGCCGCGAGCTGGCGTCGCGCCTCGAGGCGATCAACCGCACGACCGAGCGGATCATGAACGGCGAGATGAGCGAGCGCATCGTCCGCCACGGCGAGAAGGACGAGTTCGACCGCCTGGCCGGCAACCTCAACGCTATGCTCGATCGGATCGAGCGCCTCCTCGCCGATCGCAAGCAGGTCACCGACGACATCGCCCACGACCTGCGCACGCCGCTTACCCGGATGCGCAACCGCATCGAGCTCGCCCTGATCGGCGATCTCGACCAGAAGGCTGCCCAGAACCTGCTCGACGAGACGCTGGTCGAGGCCGACCACCTGATCACGACCTTCAACGCCCTGCTCGAGATCGCCCAGGCGGAGAGCGGTGGCGACATGGCGGCGCTCGACCTCTCCGCGACCGTCGCCGAGGCCTGCGAGCTCTACCGGCCGGTGGCGGAGGACAAGGGGCTGGAGCTCGAGAGCCGCCTGACCCCCGACCTGACGATCCGGGGCAACCGGCACCGGGTGGCCCAGGCCGTGGCGAACCTGCTCGACAACGGCATCAAGTACGCGAAGCACAGGGTGACGGTGAGCGTCACCGTCACCAATGAGGGTCCTTTGCTCATCGTTGCCGACGACGGGCCGGGCATACCGGGCGAGGCGCACGAGCGGGTGCTGCAGCGCTTCGTCCGGCTCGAGCAGGATCGCTCGCTTCCGGGCAACGGGCTCGGCCTCAGCCTTGTCAAGGCCGTGGCCGACGGGCACAAGGCGCGGCTTCAGCTCGAGCCCGGCGACCCGGGGCTCCGCGTCAGCGTGACCTTCCCGCAGGCGGCCTGA
- a CDS encoding response regulator transcription factor — protein MHVLVIEDDAQAANFVAKGLSESGHTVDIARDGRDGLLKAAGETYDVLIVDRLLPGLDGLGVIRTLRATGNDTPVLFLTALSTVDHRVEGLRAGGDDYLAKPFAFSELLARVEALARRRGGAGSETTVLRVADLEMDLLSRRVTRSGQALDLQPREFKLLEALMRAQGRVMTRTMLLEKVWDYSFDPQTNVIDVHISRLRQKVDKDFEPPLIETIRGSGYCLRVPSPVS, from the coding sequence ATGCACGTCCTCGTGATCGAAGATGATGCCCAGGCCGCGAACTTCGTCGCGAAGGGCCTGAGCGAGAGCGGACACACCGTCGACATCGCGCGCGACGGCCGGGACGGCCTGTTGAAGGCTGCGGGCGAAACCTACGACGTCCTGATCGTCGACCGGCTCCTGCCCGGCCTCGACGGCCTGGGCGTGATCCGCACGCTGCGCGCCACCGGCAACGATACCCCGGTGCTCTTCCTGACCGCGCTCAGCACCGTCGATCATCGGGTCGAGGGCCTGCGCGCCGGCGGCGACGACTATCTTGCCAAGCCGTTCGCCTTCTCCGAATTGCTTGCGCGGGTCGAGGCGCTGGCCCGCCGTCGCGGCGGCGCGGGCTCCGAGACGACGGTCCTGCGTGTCGCCGACCTGGAGATGGACCTGCTCTCGCGACGCGTGACCCGCTCCGGTCAGGCGCTCGACCTCCAGCCGCGCGAATTCAAGCTGCTCGAGGCGCTGATGCGGGCGCAGGGACGCGTGATGACCCGGACGATGCTTCTCGAGAAGGTCTGGGACTACAGCTTCGATCCGCAAACCAACGTCATCGACGTGCATATCAGCCGGCTGCGCCAGAAGGTCGACAAGGATTTCGAGCCGCCCTTGATCGAGACGATCCGCGGCTCCGGGTATTGCCTGCGTGTTCCCAGCCCGGTTTCTTAG
- a CDS encoding DegQ family serine endoprotease: MAPNRLRRPVLAVTSAAVLALGVGLGAPLAANTEVKPPSVDLTRTDPGYADLVEAVMPAVVGVRTERAPASDEMAQQSPFGPRGGDMEEFMRRFFGENGPRIPGMPPGAEQGPQIGMGSGFVIDPSGYVVTNNHVVEGADDITVILNEGEELPGKLIGRDPSTDLALIKVEPKSPLPFVNFGNSDDVRVGDRVLAIGSPFGLGSTVTSGIVSARSRDIGSGPYDDFLQIDAAINRGNSGGPTFNLKGEVVGVNTAIFSPSGGSVGIGFAIPAAAARDIIADLRDDGKVERGWLGVTIQRVTDELADGLGLPNAEGALVSNVSPDGPAAAAGVERGDVILRFNDQTIGQMRELPRVVARVAPGTEGNLTVWRNGQEQNLSVNVGQMPDQNQQVAAADQSEEAGPRLGLALAPLSPDARQSLGLAADVHGVLVEDVDPNGPAAEQGIQPGDLIREVAREPVTEPSEVISAVRQAAERGDKSLLMLLSRDGQDRFVAVRLTAT, from the coding sequence ATGGCTCCCAACCGTCTTCGTCGGCCCGTCCTGGCCGTAACATCCGCCGCCGTCCTCGCCCTGGGTGTCGGGCTGGGCGCACCCCTGGCGGCCAACACCGAGGTCAAGCCGCCCTCGGTCGATCTCACCCGCACCGACCCGGGCTACGCCGACCTCGTCGAGGCGGTCATGCCGGCCGTGGTCGGTGTCCGCACCGAGCGTGCCCCCGCCTCGGACGAGATGGCGCAGCAATCGCCGTTCGGTCCGCGCGGCGGCGACATGGAAGAGTTCATGCGCCGCTTCTTCGGCGAGAACGGGCCGCGCATCCCCGGCATGCCGCCAGGCGCCGAGCAGGGGCCGCAGATCGGCATGGGCTCGGGCTTCGTCATCGACCCGAGCGGCTATGTCGTGACCAACAACCACGTCGTCGAAGGCGCCGACGACATCACCGTGATCCTGAACGAGGGCGAAGAGCTGCCCGGCAAGCTGATCGGCCGCGACCCGAGCACGGATCTCGCGCTCATCAAGGTCGAGCCCAAGAGCCCCCTGCCCTTCGTCAATTTCGGCAATTCCGACGACGTGCGCGTCGGCGACCGCGTCCTGGCGATCGGCAGCCCGTTCGGCCTCGGCTCGACGGTCACGTCCGGCATCGTCTCGGCGCGCTCGCGCGATATCGGCTCGGGACCGTACGACGACTTCCTCCAGATCGACGCGGCGATCAATCGCGGCAACTCCGGCGGCCCGACCTTCAACCTCAAGGGCGAGGTCGTGGGCGTGAACACCGCGATCTTCTCGCCATCCGGCGGCAGCGTCGGCATCGGTTTCGCCATCCCGGCCGCGGCCGCAAGGGACATCATCGCCGACCTGCGTGACGACGGCAAAGTCGAGCGCGGCTGGCTGGGCGTGACCATCCAGCGGGTGACCGACGAGCTTGCCGACGGCCTGGGCCTGCCCAACGCCGAGGGCGCGCTGGTCAGCAACGTCTCCCCGGACGGCCCGGCCGCGGCGGCCGGCGTCGAGCGCGGCGACGTCATCCTGCGCTTCAACGACCAGACGATCGGCCAGATGCGCGAGCTGCCGCGCGTCGTCGCGCGGGTCGCCCCGGGAACCGAAGGCAATCTGACGGTCTGGCGCAACGGCCAGGAGCAGAACCTGTCCGTGAACGTCGGCCAGATGCCGGACCAGAACCAGCAGGTCGCCGCGGCGGACCAGAGCGAGGAGGCCGGTCCCCGCCTGGGCCTGGCGCTCGCCCCCCTGTCGCCCGACGCGCGCCAGTCGCTGGGTCTTGCTGCGGACGTGCACGGCGTCCTGGTCGAGGACGTCGACCCGAACGGCCCGGCCGCCGAGCAGGGCATACAGCCGGGCGACTTGATCCGCGAGGTCGCGCGCGAGCCGGTGACCGAGCCGTCCGAGGTCATCAGCGCTGTGCGCCAGGCAGCCGAGCGCGGCGACAAGTCCTTGCTGATGCTGCTCAGCCGCGACGGGCAGGATCGCTTCGTCGCGGTCCGCCTCACGGCGACCTGA
- a CDS encoding glycosyltransferase, producing MAVVHDWFTEYYGSERVVEEMLRCFPEADLFALVDFLPAERRSFLMDKPVHTSLIQKLPWSRRNLRLYLPFMPLTVEQFDLSGYDIVLSSSMAFAKGVLTGTNQLHIAYVHSPIRQGWEYQHVYLREIGLSWGLRSLVVRQLLHRLRLWDVRTANGVDHFVANSHFIRRRIDKVYRRNAAVIHPPVDVASFTVRREKDDFYLAVTRFDPDKRPDILLDAFATLTDRRLIVVGGDTGGKAIRRRAPANVTILPWQSAAALRDLLGRARAVLVAAEDDFGLAQVEAQASGTPVIAFAGGGSLETVSGLGAAEPTGVFFDDQTADSLIEAIHRFEQHGGAITPDNCRRNAERFDRQVFRRAFFELVSDAWTAHVDRLAEGLGPVDATLSNMTKVSP from the coding sequence GTGGCGGTCGTGCACGACTGGTTTACCGAATATTACGGCTCGGAACGCGTCGTCGAGGAGATGCTGCGTTGCTTTCCCGAGGCCGATCTGTTCGCGCTGGTCGATTTCCTCCCGGCGGAGCGGCGGTCCTTCCTCATGGACAAGCCCGTCCACACGTCCCTGATCCAGAAGCTTCCCTGGTCGAGACGCAATCTTCGCCTCTATCTCCCGTTCATGCCGCTGACGGTCGAGCAGTTCGACCTGTCCGGCTACGACATCGTGCTCTCGAGCAGCATGGCCTTCGCCAAGGGCGTCCTGACCGGCACGAATCAACTTCACATAGCTTATGTACATTCTCCAATACGGCAAGGCTGGGAATACCAGCATGTCTATTTGCGCGAGATCGGCCTCTCATGGGGGCTGCGCAGCCTGGTCGTGCGGCAGCTTCTGCACCGCCTCCGCCTGTGGGACGTGCGGACGGCCAACGGCGTCGATCACTTCGTCGCGAACTCGCACTTCATCCGCCGTCGGATCGACAAGGTGTATCGACGCAACGCCGCTGTCATTCACCCGCCCGTAGACGTGGCGAGCTTCACGGTGCGGCGCGAGAAGGACGATTTCTACCTGGCGGTTACCCGCTTCGATCCGGACAAACGGCCGGACATTCTGCTCGACGCGTTTGCGACGCTGACCGACAGGCGTCTGATCGTGGTCGGCGGCGATACCGGCGGCAAGGCGATCCGCCGACGTGCGCCGGCGAACGTCACCATCCTGCCCTGGCAGTCGGCCGCGGCGCTTCGCGACCTGCTCGGGCGGGCCCGTGCGGTGCTCGTCGCCGCCGAGGACGATTTCGGCCTGGCCCAGGTCGAGGCCCAGGCGTCCGGCACGCCGGTCATCGCCTTTGCCGGCGGCGGCTCGCTCGAGACCGTGAGCGGGCTTGGCGCGGCCGAGCCGACCGGCGTGTTCTTCGACGATCAGACCGCGGACAGCCTGATCGAGGCGATCCACCGCTTCGAGCAGCATGGAGGGGCGATCACGCCCGACAACTGCCGCCGCAACGCCGAGCGCTTCGATCGGCAGGTGTTCCGCCGGGCGTTCTTCGAGCTCGTCTCCGACGCGTGGACCGCTCACGTCGACCGCTTGGCCGAGGGTCTTGGGCCGGTCGATGCGACCCTATCGAACATGACAAAAGTTTCACCTTGA
- a CDS encoding CIA30 family protein, producing MREVCVIDALTGPEGDTLSGHHWQLVTDRLMGGESGGDLRFDDLDGETCLHLRGRVSTDSQGGFVQARLDLERDGVPLDAGRFRGLRVRVRGDGQEYVIALRTTDCTQAWQSYWTPIRPSAVWQSIELPFTLFRPYRLDMAFDRRRLTKLGLLAVGIDGEVDFALSRVEFLGAVDRPERLA from the coding sequence ATGAGGGAAGTCTGTGTCATAGACGCGTTGACGGGTCCGGAGGGCGACACGTTGTCGGGTCATCACTGGCAGTTGGTGACCGATCGCCTGATGGGCGGCGAGTCCGGCGGCGATCTTCGCTTCGACGACCTGGATGGCGAGACTTGTCTCCATCTCCGGGGGCGGGTTTCGACCGACAGCCAGGGTGGCTTCGTGCAGGCGCGCCTCGACCTCGAGCGGGATGGCGTCCCGCTTGACGCCGGCCGCTTCCGCGGCTTGCGCGTCCGTGTCCGCGGCGACGGGCAGGAATACGTCATCGCATTGCGCACGACCGACTGCACCCAGGCCTGGCAGTCCTACTGGACGCCGATCCGTCCGAGCGCAGTCTGGCAATCGATCGAGCTGCCGTTCACCCTGTTCCGGCCGTATCGCCTGGACATGGCGTTCGACCGTCGCAGGCTGACCAAGCTCGGCCTCCTCGCGGTCGGGATCGATGGCGAGGTCGACTTCGCGCTGTCGCGCGTCGAATTTCTCGGAGCCGTCGACCGCCCGGAACGCCTTGCCTGA